The DNA region CGCTTCGATTGATGAAAAATCGATTTCGCAAAGGCGGAATAAAACGTCAATGATAGAGCCAGAACATCGTAACGTAAATCTTACCATCTTCGCCCAGTAACCATCCCTTTTTTCGGCAGCAGGTTTTGGGGTCCTGCGTTTCATCGCTTGGGAGATCTTTCTTTAAACTATTATTGACGTTTTTATGCAAGATCTTCTCATTCAGTGTTTTGTCATGCTGAGGTACGAAGCATCCCTTACCGACTCCGCATTGGCCTTAATTAACTCACTTCCCTTTTTGGCCAGTGGTTTGTTGGCGTTTTGCATTCCATCGCTTGCGGATTCTTCACTGCGTTCAGAATGACACGAAAATTTAGTCACTCAGTGTTTACGTCATGCCATATTGATTTTTATACAATAAAATGAAACTCAGGATAACAGTGTCAAAAACTTGTATCCCAACTTCTTTTTTCAAAAACTGAACTCCGAGGATGACGCATTAAACAAAATGTAGTGCGAGCGGTGCCGACAGCTCAGCTCATATACGCAGTTTTCCGCTTTATCTCCGGACCTCGGACTTCTCACTTTCGGTCTAACCCAAAATATCATGAACGGCTTCATCGATAGTTGCATGTTTAAATTCGAAGCCATTAGCTAATAAAACCGCTGGCTCAACCCACCTGCTTTTTAAGATCAGCTCCGTTTCTGTGCCGATAATTCTGGCGCCAATAGCCAAAAGCCATTCCGGGGCAGGCAATCCGAAACCAAAACCATAAGCTTTCCTAATCGCTTGCATTAAAGCTTTGTTTGTCACCGCGTGCGGAGAAGTGCAGTTTACGACCCCGCTAATGCTGTCGTTATTTAATAACCATTCAATTGTTCTAACCGCGTCTTGTTCATGTACCCAATTTACGTATTGCCTGCCATTACCTTGTTTACCGCCAAGGCCAAACCTTACCAAATTTAACAATCGCGGAAATGCACTATCTGTTCTGCCCAGCACAATTCCCATGCGTAGCGCAATTTTTCTGGTTTGAGGCGTTTCACTTTCAAAGAAACTGCTTTCCCATGCTTTACATACATCAACAGAAAAACCGTCGCCAATTTCGCCTGTATATTCATCCTGAGGTCGATCTTCTGCATGACGGTAAATCGTAGCTGATGTGATATTAATCCATAACTTCGGCGGATTGGTGAGGCCAATAATCGTTTTTCCGAGCAAACGAGTAGGTATCACTCTCGAGTTTATGATCTTTTCCTGATTTTTCGGAGTATATCGGCAATTAACGTTCTTGCCACAAAGATTAACCAGCAAATCTGCATTTTCAAGTTGCTTGCACCATTTTCCTTCCGTTTTTCCATTCCATAAAACAGTCTTGATATTTCCTTTTGCCGCTTGCAAACTTCTTGATAAAATAATTACTTCTTCTGCCAGCGCACTAAAGTGTTGAGCCAATAGCCCGCCCAGATAGCCGTTTCCTCCCGCGAGGATAATTTTTCTGTAAATCATAATCTTTATAATAAAAGGATCAACCCTAAAACAATTAAACGGTAAGTGGCCCATGTGCTGCTCATTAGCCAGCCCAGTTCCAAAAGCTTACATCTGCGAATATGCTCAAGGAACATCAGGCCAGCAACCAACAAAAAGTAAAGCAGAAAGAAGAATGGATTTACATCGAAATACCTGGCCATCGCCAAACCGGGTAATAAAAGTATCGATCCGGCAAATGAAATGGTCATCATATTGCCCAGGTAGGCCCAAAGTTTTTGTTTTTGATAAAGGCCAATGATAAGTCCCTGAAATAACATTTGACAACCGCAGATCAGGTATTCCCTGTATTTTCCTCCTAATGGAACAAAGTCGGTTAACAAATGCGCATAGGCAGTTAAGATGTACGCCGTTACCAGCCACGTAAATAAGAGAAAAGCGACTCGATAGTGCAGTTTGAAACTGGGTTGAAGCTGATGTGCTTTTGTTTCGGCAGGAATAATTACTTTGCGATTGTAAGAGATAAAGGCATAAAGCTTAGACATACTTAAAGCAAACGGCTTAAAATTAAATAACGGAACAAATATGGGCATCGAATTACCAATAATTTTGAAGAGGCTTTTTATGCCATAGGTTACCTCGCCAGTTTCGGTATTTACCAAAGCAATTTCGTTTACGGCTTTTTGTTTATCAATTAAAGGACAGATATTTTTGGGCATATTTTGGTAAGATTCTCGTCCGTTATTGGCCAGTAGGCCCGCTTTTACAAATGCTTTGGTGTAAACATAACACATCGGGCATTCATCATCGAAGAGGATAACATGGTTGTTCAGCGTTTTCATTTCATTTTAGATTTTAGAACTTTCAGTAAAAATTGAAAGTTTAGATTAAAAAATAAAGCCAGTTATGGCTGTAGTTAAGGATTTTTCTCAACTATGTCAGGCTGAGCGGAGTCGAAGCCCGTTATACTTGCCCTTCGGCTCCGCTCAGGGTGACAATTCAATGGGTGCTTGTTAATAGTTTCAAATTTTACTTAAACACCTTTAAAATAGAACCCCAAAACCAGTTCTCCTCTGCCTTAAGCATGGTTTCAAGCGTTTTATCTACATTTACTGCCAATTTGTTGATGTCTGTAATCGATTTTTTGAACGTTTTAAATTCAAGATCCTTTTCATCGCCCTGTACACTCGATAATTCGTTGAGCACCTTCAAGACAGGCTCTAGCTCCCGTTTTTTCCTTTCTTTAGCCACCTGACGGGCGATGTTCCAAACGTCTTTATCCGCAAAAAAATATTCTTTTCTTTCACCGGCCTTATGCTGCTTTTCAATCAGGCCCCAGCCAATTAAATCCCGTAACGTCATGTTCGCATTTCCTCTCGAAATACTCAGGCTTTCCATAATTTCTTCGGTTGTAAGCGCTTCGGGCGAAATGAGCAACAGTGCATGAACCTGCGCCATTGTACGGTTAATGCCCCATTCGGAGCCTAATTTGCCCCAGGCCTCTATAAATTTGAGTTTTGCCGCTGCTAATTCCATAAAACAAATGTAATTATATTTTTAAACTTTCAAAAATTATTGAAAGTTTATTTATTTTGAAAATTACTCCTGCTTGGCTTTAATTCGGTTGAT from Pedobacter endophyticus includes:
- a CDS encoding TIGR01777 family oxidoreductase — protein: MIYRKIILAGGNGYLGGLLAQHFSALAEEVIILSRSLQAAKGNIKTVLWNGKTEGKWCKQLENADLLVNLCGKNVNCRYTPKNQEKIINSRVIPTRLLGKTIIGLTNPPKLWINITSATIYRHAEDRPQDEYTGEIGDGFSVDVCKAWESSFFESETPQTRKIALRMGIVLGRTDSAFPRLLNLVRFGLGGKQGNGRQYVNWVHEQDAVRTIEWLLNNDSISGVVNCTSPHAVTNKALMQAIRKAYGFGFGLPAPEWLLAIGARIIGTETELILKSRWVEPAVLLANGFEFKHATIDEAVHDILG
- a CDS encoding DUF393 domain-containing protein — translated: MKTLNNHVILFDDECPMCYVYTKAFVKAGLLANNGRESYQNMPKNICPLIDKQKAVNEIALVNTETGEVTYGIKSLFKIIGNSMPIFVPLFNFKPFALSMSKLYAFISYNRKVIIPAETKAHQLQPSFKLHYRVAFLLFTWLVTAYILTAYAHLLTDFVPLGGKYREYLICGCQMLFQGLIIGLYQKQKLWAYLGNMMTISFAGSILLLPGLAMARYFDVNPFFFLLYFLLVAGLMFLEHIRRCKLLELGWLMSSTWATYRLIVLGLILLL
- a CDS encoding GbsR/MarR family transcriptional regulator, translating into MELAAAKLKFIEAWGKLGSEWGINRTMAQVHALLLISPEALTTEEIMESLSISRGNANMTLRDLIGWGLIEKQHKAGERKEYFFADKDVWNIARQVAKERKKRELEPVLKVLNELSSVQGDEKDLEFKTFKKSITDINKLAVNVDKTLETMLKAEENWFWGSILKVFK